The following coding sequences lie in one Metallumcola ferriviriculae genomic window:
- the fliQ gene encoding flagellar biosynthesis protein FliQ — translation MSQEFVIHLARETLTTTLLLAAPALLFGMLVGLIISVLQATTQIQEQTLTFVPKIVVVMLTILVFGSWMLNILVVFTQNIFNDLSTLVR, via the coding sequence TTGAGCCAAGAATTTGTGATACATCTGGCGAGAGAAACATTGACCACCACATTATTATTGGCAGCACCGGCCTTGTTATTTGGTATGCTGGTAGGTTTAATAATCAGCGTTCTACAGGCCACTACGCAAATTCAGGAACAAACCCTTACCTTTGTGCCGAAAATCGTTGTGGTAATGCTTACAATATTGGTCTTTGGGTCTTGGATGTTAAATATACTTGTCGTATTTACCCAGAATATTTTCAATGATTTGAGCACGCTTGTTCGATAG
- the fliR gene encoding flagellar biosynthetic protein FliR, translating to MVDFQELIGWLLVFTRLSAFVVTAPFFSIKGIPSLVKIGLAVLLTVIIGPFVPMDIIPVSMLGLVFLIAKEVVVGLLLGFTAGLIFQAIKIGGELIDIQMGFAMASLFDPISNTRVTLIGQFQYYYAILLYLVLNGHHSLILAIVRSFQLVPLGSAMLSGILAQHFISIFLGMFAVAFKIAAPVIAVLIISDISLGLVARTVPQLNVFMLGFPIKAALGMLVVALLLPLLAGIVTDLMTQIEKDLLIVMESLS from the coding sequence ATGGTTGACTTCCAAGAATTGATTGGCTGGCTGTTGGTTTTCACGCGACTAAGTGCTTTTGTCGTTACTGCCCCATTTTTCTCTATTAAGGGCATACCTTCTCTGGTTAAAATTGGTTTAGCAGTTTTATTGACGGTTATTATCGGCCCTTTCGTCCCGATGGATATTATACCTGTAAGTATGCTCGGTTTGGTATTTCTGATTGCTAAGGAAGTAGTTGTTGGCTTACTACTTGGCTTTACTGCTGGTTTGATTTTCCAAGCAATAAAGATTGGTGGTGAGTTAATAGACATACAGATGGGTTTTGCAATGGCCAGTTTATTTGATCCAATCAGCAATACAAGGGTCACCTTGATCGGTCAGTTTCAGTACTATTATGCCATATTACTCTACTTGGTCTTGAATGGACATCATAGCTTGATTTTGGCCATAGTCAGGAGTTTCCAACTTGTCCCGCTCGGGTCAGCAATGCTCTCGGGCATATTGGCCCAGCATTTCATAAGTATTTTTCTTGGGATGTTTGCAGTAGCTTTTAAAATTGCGGCACCGGTTATTGCAGTGTTAATAATAAGTGACATATCGCTGGGACTGGTGGCGAGAACTGTGCCCCAACTGAATGTGTTTATGTTAGGTTTCCCTATTAAAGCGGCATTAGGTATGCTGGTGGTGGCATTGCTGCTGCCGCTGCTTGCCGGGATAGTGACGGACTTAATGACTCAAATTGAAAAGGATTTGCTTATAGTAATGGAGAGTCTCTCGTGA
- the fliP gene encoding flagellar type III secretion system pore protein FliP (The bacterial flagellar biogenesis protein FliP forms a type III secretion system (T3SS)-type pore required for flagellar assembly.): MKVKAFSFSLMTMLLLLFSQNPAFAAPVPIPDINLNIGQSTDPQQVVDSLRILVLLTVLALVPAILVMMTSFTRIVIVLSFVRNALATQQTPPNQVLVGLALFLTFFTMMPVYQDINANAIEPYLAEEIPQEQALEAAGKPLREFMLKQTREKDLALFLSVSKQERPLNKDGVQLSALIPAFVISELKTAFQMGFMIFIPFLVIDMVVASILMSMGMFMLPPVMISLPFKLLLFVMVDGWYLVVKALLNSF, from the coding sequence ATGAAAGTTAAGGCGTTTTCATTCTCTCTGATGACAATGCTGCTGTTGCTTTTTTCACAAAATCCCGCGTTTGCAGCACCGGTGCCAATACCTGATATCAACCTTAACATTGGCCAAAGCACTGACCCGCAGCAGGTAGTAGACAGCCTTCGTATTTTAGTTTTATTAACAGTTCTAGCCCTGGTCCCCGCCATCTTGGTTATGATGACTTCCTTTACGCGCATTGTAATAGTATTATCTTTTGTTCGAAATGCTCTTGCTACCCAGCAAACACCGCCAAATCAAGTGTTGGTCGGGTTAGCCCTGTTTCTAACATTTTTTACCATGATGCCGGTTTACCAGGATATTAACGCAAATGCGATTGAACCGTATTTGGCTGAGGAAATACCGCAGGAACAGGCTTTGGAGGCTGCAGGTAAACCTCTTAGGGAGTTTATGTTAAAACAAACCAGGGAGAAGGACTTAGCGTTATTTTTAAGTGTTTCTAAGCAGGAAAGGCCGTTGAACAAAGATGGGGTGCAGTTATCTGCCCTGATACCGGCATTCGTGATTAGTGAATTAAAAACCGCTTTCCAAATGGGATTTATGATTTTTATACCGTTCTTAGTTATTGATATGGTGGTTGCCAGCATTTTAATGTCCATGGGGATGTTTATGCTGCCACCGGTAATGATCTCGCTGCCTTTTAAGTTGTTGTTGTTTGTGATGGTGGACGGATGGTATTTAGTAGTAAAAGCGTTATTGAACAGTTTTTGA
- a CDS encoding FliM/FliN family flagellar motor C-terminal domain-containing protein, with amino-acid sequence MSRNITEDDIRVILEDSGGGGLAVKKAKFLPLKETPPRQRPLDIGFLWDINMEMSVELGEVTKTVRDILNMQSGSILSLNRLAGEHVEISLGGISFARGEVVVINDVLAVRINSLKNSEPDHD; translated from the coding sequence ATGTCAAGAAACATTACTGAAGACGACATCCGGGTAATATTAGAGGACAGCGGTGGAGGGGGCTTGGCAGTTAAAAAAGCTAAGTTTCTTCCGCTAAAAGAAACTCCACCGCGACAACGCCCATTGGATATCGGTTTTCTTTGGGACATAAACATGGAAATGTCAGTGGAACTGGGAGAAGTCACTAAAACTGTTCGGGATATCTTAAATATGCAAAGCGGCTCAATCTTATCACTGAACCGCTTAGCTGGAGAACATGTAGAAATTAGCCTCGGCGGTATTAGTTTTGCCCGCGGTGAAGTGGTGGTTATAAATGATGTATTGGCAGTACGCATAAATTCGCTAAAGAATTCGGAGCCTGACCATGATTGA
- a CDS encoding flagellar hook-basal body complex protein, with product MLRSLYSGISGLKAHQVRMDVIGNNIANVNTLGFKKSRVTFQDLFSQTLRGASRPNDDQGGSNPLQVGLGTSVGSIDKIMEQGNLQPTGKSTDLAIDGEGFFVLTNANGDEVFSRLGAFDFDATGTFVNSDGLKVQGYVADPATGTISKTLGDIVIPRDLYLDPKSTTELNYVNNLDSSAAVGTSRTVTKAVYDSEGQAHKIDMTYTKVADNEWRYTVGLAKDDPLVQKYLGQYYPNFDTLSTEAQQIAIEAAQVNTFEPDATTAYIGKARATLDVPPAQASEKIMGGDLIVTAVDGGPLGDDISMEFVKADGNDANTSVEVKGNNVVVHLGTDASGALDPSITIDEIVNRIALSPASALISAQAAAGAGGTAPSIVAPTYLKGGAESVPLNVTAVDAGLPANNYSVIMKEVTTPSQPLTVTVTGDQIMVSLETDGNGRTISTLQEVVSAINGDPTASTMVETSIDQSYNQYLAGKVGETQLQGGFPQGLEIKADFPGVGGNDISIEIVPGTTADTTATTNGKEIMVTLGTANNTLADVVNALNSNPDTAILVDAYVDPAVSGNPASTVGATNLVGGTNSINSPRTGSLIFDTAGQIDEAATSRANLAGSDNLAKSFSFDPINPDAGPVTITPDFSALTQFSSEFTVVARGQDGNPASTINDLTVEKDGTIIGDFVGGYRKVLGKVAMAGFTNPAGLDSIGGGLYAASGNSGDPDVGGAQTLGRGSVMSNALEMSNVDLAEEFTNMITTQRGFQANSRTITTSDELLQELVNLKR from the coding sequence ATGTTAAGGTCTTTGTATTCAGGAATCTCCGGTCTAAAGGCGCATCAGGTGCGTATGGACGTGATTGGTAACAATATTGCCAATGTTAATACATTAGGTTTTAAAAAAAGCAGGGTGACATTTCAGGACTTATTTAGCCAGACTTTACGTGGTGCATCTCGCCCCAATGATGACCAGGGCGGCTCTAATCCTTTACAGGTAGGGTTGGGAACAAGCGTCGGCAGCATCGATAAAATCATGGAACAGGGTAATTTGCAGCCCACTGGAAAGTCAACGGACTTAGCCATAGATGGTGAAGGTTTTTTCGTCCTGACCAATGCTAATGGTGACGAAGTTTTCTCGCGGCTGGGGGCATTTGACTTTGATGCCACTGGTACATTTGTCAATTCAGATGGGTTAAAGGTACAGGGATATGTGGCGGATCCTGCTACGGGTACCATCAGTAAGACTTTGGGGGATATTGTAATTCCCAGGGACCTTTATCTAGACCCCAAGTCCACAACAGAACTAAACTATGTGAATAATCTAGACAGTTCAGCAGCTGTTGGTACGTCGAGGACAGTTACAAAAGCGGTATATGATTCTGAAGGACAGGCCCATAAAATAGACATGACCTATACAAAGGTGGCCGACAACGAGTGGCGCTATACCGTGGGCTTAGCAAAAGATGACCCCTTAGTGCAAAAGTATCTTGGTCAGTATTATCCTAACTTCGATACTCTTTCTACCGAGGCGCAGCAGATTGCCATTGAGGCAGCACAGGTGAATACCTTTGAGCCAGATGCCACCACTGCGTATATCGGTAAGGCCAGAGCCACCCTTGATGTTCCACCGGCGCAGGCATCAGAAAAAATCATGGGAGGGGATCTGATTGTTACTGCGGTTGACGGAGGTCCTCTAGGCGATGATATTTCGATGGAGTTCGTTAAAGCTGATGGAAATGATGCAAATACCTCCGTTGAGGTAAAGGGAAATAATGTGGTAGTGCACTTAGGGACTGATGCCAGCGGCGCGCTTGATCCCAGCATCACCATCGATGAAATAGTTAACAGAATTGCGCTTAGTCCAGCATCGGCATTGATTTCTGCTCAGGCCGCTGCCGGAGCGGGTGGGACTGCTCCTTCTATTGTGGCACCCACATATCTTAAAGGCGGGGCAGAATCTGTACCTCTAAACGTAACTGCCGTAGACGCCGGTCTGCCGGCCAATAATTACTCAGTAATAATGAAAGAAGTTACCACTCCCAGCCAGCCATTAACTGTTACGGTTACTGGTGATCAAATAATGGTTAGTTTAGAGACAGATGGGAATGGCAGAACCATAAGTACTTTGCAGGAGGTCGTTTCTGCCATCAATGGTGACCCTACTGCTTCAACGATGGTGGAAACAAGTATTGACCAAAGTTACAATCAATACTTGGCAGGGAAGGTAGGGGAAACCCAGCTGCAGGGAGGTTTCCCTCAGGGGTTGGAAATTAAGGCAGACTTTCCTGGCGTTGGCGGTAACGATATTTCGATTGAGATCGTTCCGGGTACAACCGCTGATACTACTGCCACGACAAATGGTAAAGAAATCATGGTTACTCTAGGTACTGCGAATAATACGTTAGCCGATGTGGTCAACGCGTTAAACAGCAACCCTGATACAGCGATTTTGGTTGATGCTTATGTAGACCCTGCGGTAAGCGGTAACCCGGCTTCTACTGTGGGCGCTACTAATTTAGTGGGCGGAACTAATTCAATAAATAGTCCCAGAACAGGAAGCTTGATTTTTGATACTGCTGGTCAGATAGACGAGGCGGCTACCAGCCGGGCAAATTTAGCCGGAAGTGATAACTTAGCAAAAAGTTTTAGCTTTGATCCCATCAATCCCGATGCCGGACCGGTAACTATTACCCCGGATTTTTCGGCATTGACTCAGTTTTCTTCCGAATTTACTGTAGTGGCACGGGGACAGGATGGTAACCCTGCCAGCACGATTAATGACCTCACGGTAGAAAAGGATGGGACTATCATTGGTGATTTTGTCGGCGGATACCGTAAAGTTTTAGGTAAAGTTGCCATGGCGGGTTTTACAAACCCGGCTGGCTTAGACAGTATTGGTGGAGGGCTGTACGCTGCCAGCGGCAACTCTGGTGACCCGGATGTAGGCGGGGCTCAGACATTAGGTAGAGGATCAGTAATGTCCAATGCTTTAGAAATGTCCAACGTGGACCTAGCAGAAGAATTCACTAATATGATTACCACTCAGAGAGGTTTTCAGGCTAATTCCAGAACCATTACAACATCTGATGAATTGCTTCAGGAATTGGTTAATCTCAAGCGGTAG
- the flhB gene encoding flagellar biosynthesis protein FlhB: MSELAGLKREFDLQLFNQEKTEDATPKRKREAREKGQVAKSADVNAAVIMLVIIVTLYWLKNFYLDEFSRLIVFFIDGGVGWNLSEENFKVIVQESIFAIAKLLGPILVVAVVAASISNFSQVGFLVAPEAIKPKLENISPLKGFKKIFSIKSLVELVKSLLKVSIVGFTSYYMVRGNFTELLLTIEANARGVYFIVLSIIFKVAITAVVIFSVIAVLDYIFQRHEFNKQLRMSKQDVKEEFKQTEGDPQLKSKIKEKQRELATKRMMQDIPDSTVIITNPTHLAIALKYEVEQMDAPRVVAKGADLIAQKIREVAAEHDIPIIENKEVAWMLYENVEIGGEVPADLYQAVAEILVMLYRLKEKGKL; the protein is encoded by the coding sequence GTGAGTGAACTAGCCGGTTTGAAGAGGGAATTTGATTTACAGCTTTTCAATCAGGAAAAAACAGAAGATGCAACACCAAAACGTAAGAGGGAAGCCAGAGAAAAGGGCCAGGTGGCTAAAAGCGCTGACGTCAACGCAGCAGTTATCATGCTGGTAATTATAGTAACATTATATTGGTTAAAGAATTTTTATCTGGATGAGTTTAGCAGGTTAATAGTCTTTTTTATTGACGGTGGAGTTGGTTGGAACTTATCTGAGGAAAATTTCAAAGTTATTGTGCAGGAAAGCATTTTTGCTATTGCCAAACTTCTCGGACCAATTCTAGTAGTTGCTGTCGTAGCAGCAAGTATCAGTAATTTCAGTCAAGTGGGTTTTCTGGTGGCCCCTGAGGCAATCAAACCAAAGCTGGAGAACATAAGTCCACTAAAAGGATTTAAAAAGATTTTCTCAATTAAATCTTTGGTTGAATTGGTTAAGTCTTTGCTTAAAGTTTCGATTGTAGGATTTACCTCCTACTACATGGTAAGAGGTAATTTTACGGAGCTGCTGCTTACTATTGAAGCAAATGCCCGGGGAGTTTACTTTATCGTCCTTTCAATCATTTTTAAAGTGGCTATTACAGCTGTGGTAATTTTTTCAGTGATAGCGGTCTTGGATTATATTTTCCAAAGACACGAATTCAATAAACAATTACGTATGTCAAAGCAAGACGTCAAAGAAGAATTCAAACAAACTGAAGGTGATCCTCAATTAAAGTCCAAGATCAAAGAAAAACAGCGGGAGTTGGCGACCAAGCGTATGATGCAGGATATTCCCGATAGTACGGTGATTATTACTAACCCTACTCACTTGGCAATAGCATTAAAGTACGAGGTCGAGCAAATGGATGCACCCAGAGTGGTAGCCAAAGGAGCGGACCTAATTGCTCAAAAAATTCGCGAGGTGGCTGCAGAGCACGATATTCCCATAATTGAGAATAAAGAGGTCGCCTGGATGTTATATGAGAATGTGGAGATCGGCGGTGAGGTACCTGCGGATTTGTATCAAGCAGTAGCCGAAATTCTGGTAATGCTATACCGTCTAAAAGAAAAAGGTAAACTCTAA
- a CDS encoding TIGR02530 family flagellar biosynthesis protein: MTGKVNLQQPLTTPIQPGKQTAQSSKAQQQPNGPSFSEVLQRNIDTGGVQFSQHAQQRLTRRSIDLSPQQLAQLNQAVEKAAQKGAKESLVLMNDVAFIVSVKNRTVVTAVDGHNVKENVFTNIDSAVII, encoded by the coding sequence TTGACGGGCAAGGTCAATCTGCAGCAGCCGCTGACAACTCCGATACAACCGGGCAAGCAGACAGCACAAAGTAGCAAGGCCCAACAGCAACCTAACGGCCCTTCGTTTTCGGAAGTACTGCAGCGTAATATTGATACGGGCGGAGTGCAGTTTTCGCAGCATGCACAGCAACGTTTAACACGGAGAAGTATTGATCTCAGTCCGCAGCAATTAGCACAGTTAAACCAGGCGGTGGAAAAAGCGGCACAAAAAGGAGCCAAAGAATCACTGGTCTTGATGAATGATGTAGCGTTTATCGTCAGTGTAAAGAATCGTACCGTAGTGACGGCGGTGGATGGACACAACGTAAAAGAGAATGTTTTCACCAATATTGATAGTGCGGTGATAATTTAA
- a CDS encoding FliO/MopB family protein, whose amino-acid sequence MIDFWVALVRLIVALPLVLGLIYLFLKFGMGKRNRSASGSLQVVDQILVGAKSRLVVVRAKESFMLLAVSESDIKVLKEFSEYPVVEPVAGQHPAYLDKILNKYRQWQGGDRDES is encoded by the coding sequence ATGATTGATTTTTGGGTAGCACTGGTCCGTCTAATTGTCGCATTACCGTTGGTTTTAGGTTTAATCTATCTTTTTTTAAAATTTGGCATGGGTAAAAGGAATAGGTCTGCGTCAGGTTCTCTGCAGGTTGTGGACCAAATATTAGTCGGCGCAAAATCACGTTTAGTGGTAGTTAGAGCCAAAGAAAGTTTTATGCTCCTGGCAGTAAGCGAGAGTGATATTAAAGTTTTAAAAGAATTTTCCGAGTATCCTGTGGTAGAGCCAGTTGCTGGTCAACACCCTGCTTATTTAGATAAGATCTTGAATAAATATCGTCAGTGGCAGGGAGGGGATAGGGATGAAAGTTAA
- a CDS encoding motility protein A has protein sequence MRLDLMTVVGILAGMAVVIAGIATSGSLMLFWNLPSVLITVCGSFTALLIKFNFDQIKKVLVTTKMAFTTSPTERTELVERFSWLAKKARREGLLALEDEINEEEDLFFAKGMQMMVDAMEPELIREILETDISQTQRRHELGQDVFNTWALLAPAFGMIGTLIGLIQMLSKLDDPSALGPSMAVALLTTFYGALLANLIFIPIVGKLGLKSDEELLGKKIIIEGIIGIQSGMNPRILDEKLKAFLPPDARNAEGTQEGGPAINAAG, from the coding sequence ATGCGATTGGATTTAATGACAGTAGTAGGGATTTTGGCGGGAATGGCTGTGGTTATTGCGGGTATTGCCACCAGCGGCAGCTTGATGTTGTTTTGGAACCTTCCATCTGTCTTAATTACTGTATGCGGTTCTTTTACGGCTCTGCTGATAAAGTTTAATTTTGATCAAATCAAAAAGGTTCTTGTCACAACGAAAATGGCATTTACCACGTCTCCAACAGAACGCACTGAGCTTGTAGAGCGGTTTTCTTGGCTGGCAAAAAAGGCAAGAAGAGAAGGTTTGCTGGCTTTGGAGGATGAGATTAATGAGGAAGAAGATCTGTTTTTTGCTAAGGGAATGCAAATGATGGTGGACGCCATGGAGCCCGAACTGATCAGAGAAATACTTGAAACAGATATCAGCCAAACCCAAAGAAGGCATGAATTGGGGCAGGATGTATTTAATACCTGGGCGCTGCTAGCACCTGCTTTCGGCATGATTGGTACATTGATTGGACTTATCCAGATGCTGTCAAAATTAGACGATCCCAGTGCATTGGGGCCCAGCATGGCAGTTGCCTTGTTGACAACTTTTTATGGTGCGCTTTTGGCCAACCTTATTTTCATCCCTATCGTCGGCAAGTTAGGACTTAAGAGTGACGAGGAACTGTTGGGCAAAAAAATAATCATTGAAGGAATAATAGGAATTCAGTCGGGAATGAATCCTAGGATATTAGATGAGAAGTTGAAGGCGTTTCTGCCGCCGGATGCGCGGAATGCTGAAGGAACTCAGGAAGGAGGGCCGGCCATAAATGCCGCGGGATAA
- a CDS encoding flagellar basal body-associated FliL family protein, protein MSQKGKEETEANGKIFTLKRIVLGVLLLAFIFAAMAAQTYYITSRQNSNSDGKPSKVTEELMKYELEPFTVNLHDLNFRRFLRATITVEYTSKDTGKELEEKGHRIRDQIITILQSKDIASLNNSDKVATLREELTSAINSLLNNDIKGIYFQDFIIQ, encoded by the coding sequence GTGAGTCAAAAAGGCAAGGAAGAAACTGAAGCTAACGGTAAGATATTTACATTGAAACGAATTGTGCTGGGAGTATTGTTGTTGGCATTTATTTTTGCTGCTATGGCTGCCCAAACTTACTATATTACTTCGCGTCAGAATTCGAATTCAGACGGAAAGCCTAGTAAAGTGACCGAAGAGCTTATGAAATACGAATTAGAACCATTTACGGTTAACTTACATGATTTAAATTTCCGCCGCTTTCTTAGAGCCACCATAACGGTGGAATACACATCCAAGGATACCGGGAAAGAACTCGAAGAAAAGGGCCACCGTATTCGGGACCAAATTATTACCATTCTTCAAAGTAAAGATATAGCATCCCTAAATAATTCAGATAAGGTTGCTACTTTACGAGAAGAATTAACCTCTGCTATAAACAGCTTGTTGAATAATGACATTAAAGGCATCTATTTTCAGGATTTCATCATCCAGTAG
- a CDS encoding flagellar motor protein MotB, whose protein sequence is MPRDKKKDEGAPAWMVTYSDLMTLLLVFFVLIYSFSIVDVQKFKAFMASFQGVGILDTGAQPLDNNSPNQNESMEIEHEIGDISKGAKLLEVYSVIETFLTENGLEEFIAASYEEQGVTLDIKEKVLFDSGKADLKPGAEVILAQLATLLDDLPNQITVEGHTDNRPITTLQFPSNWELSAARSARVVRFFVERHGMDAHKFVVVGFGQFNPIASNKNEEGRAKNRRVLIVINSQDIYASGGAEK, encoded by the coding sequence ATGCCGCGGGATAAAAAAAAGGATGAAGGTGCGCCCGCATGGATGGTTACTTATTCCGACTTGATGACATTGCTGTTGGTGTTTTTCGTACTAATCTATTCTTTTTCCATCGTCGATGTTCAGAAATTCAAGGCTTTTATGGCTTCCTTTCAGGGTGTCGGCATCCTAGATACAGGGGCACAGCCGTTGGATAATAATAGTCCAAATCAGAATGAAAGTATGGAAATAGAACATGAAATAGGTGATATCAGTAAAGGAGCGAAGCTCCTGGAAGTATATTCGGTTATCGAAACTTTTCTTACGGAAAATGGTTTGGAAGAGTTTATAGCGGCCAGTTATGAGGAGCAGGGAGTAACCCTTGATATCAAGGAAAAGGTTCTTTTTGACTCAGGTAAAGCTGATTTGAAGCCTGGAGCGGAGGTTATTTTGGCGCAACTTGCCACACTTCTTGACGACCTGCCCAATCAAATTACCGTGGAAGGGCATACAGATAACCGTCCTATTACTACACTGCAGTTTCCATCTAACTGGGAGTTATCTGCGGCACGCTCAGCACGAGTTGTACGCTTTTTTGTCGAGAGACACGGTATGGATGCACATAAATTTGTGGTAGTTGGCTTCGGTCAGTTTAATCCCATAGCTTCAAACAAGAATGAGGAAGGCCGAGCCAAAAATAGAAGGGTACTAATTGTTATCAATTCCCAAGATATTTATGCCAGTGGGGGGGCTGAAAAGTGA
- a CDS encoding flagellar hook capping FlgD N-terminal domain-containing protein: protein MEVRNTVTDASNTNSQSSSANKQDNNMGKDEFLQLLVAQLKAQDPMEPMKDKEFIAQMAQFSSLEQMKNIGQGFEQLNSVLTQFVQRESSDQSSAYANAVNLLGKEVTGIDNSGELLTGIVTGVSINNGEPKVYVGDASMHWQNIFEIMLPPDEDAIEPDQGNGGETVDGQGQSAAAADNSDTTGQADSTK from the coding sequence ATGGAAGTGAGAAATACAGTAACGGATGCATCGAACACGAATAGCCAAAGCAGCAGCGCTAACAAACAAGATAACAACATGGGAAAAGATGAATTTCTACAACTACTGGTGGCGCAGCTCAAGGCGCAGGACCCGATGGAACCGATGAAGGATAAGGAATTTATCGCGCAGATGGCACAGTTTAGCTCTCTTGAGCAAATGAAAAATATTGGCCAGGGTTTTGAACAATTGAATAGTGTCTTGACCCAATTTGTGCAAAGGGAAAGCAGTGACCAAAGCAGTGCATATGCCAATGCAGTTAACTTGTTGGGTAAGGAAGTAACCGGGATTGATAATTCGGGGGAATTGCTGACCGGTATCGTCACGGGCGTGTCCATAAATAATGGCGAACCTAAAGTATACGTTGGTGATGCAAGCATGCACTGGCAAAATATCTTTGAAATCATGCTCCCGCCGGACGAGGATGCAATTGAGCCGGATCAGGGTAATGGAGGTGAAACCGTTGACGGGCAAGGTCAATCTGCAGCAGCCGCTGACAACTCCGATACAACCGGGCAAGCAGACAGCACAAAGTAG